One window of the Ignavibacteria bacterium genome contains the following:
- a CDS encoding response regulator — translation MITQSEQYKILVIDDRPDNVYYLQSRLQHENFLVLTAFSGKDGIEKAKGEKPDLILLDIMMPVMDGFEVCRQLSKDTSTALIPIILVTAKVDAKDVEEGLKVGAFDYIKKPFDKVELIARINSAIRFAEYQQRAIRNEKYQIYEATVVTANHEIKQPLTLMSLALNAVKRELNKKDLSKKVLEEKVALIDEGITTITSILNKLNALKNPALSAYDREIKMIDFNDLTKKTSS, via the coding sequence ATGATAACTCAATCCGAACAATATAAAATTCTCGTAATCGATGATCGTCCTGATAACGTTTATTATCTTCAATCAAGATTGCAGCATGAGAATTTTCTCGTGCTGACAGCTTTTTCAGGAAAGGATGGAATTGAAAAAGCAAAAGGCGAAAAACCAGATTTAATACTTCTTGACATCATGATGCCAGTAATGGATGGATTCGAGGTTTGCCGGCAGCTTTCAAAAGATACCAGTACAGCATTAATTCCAATTATTTTAGTAACTGCAAAAGTTGATGCGAAAGATGTGGAAGAGGGCTTGAAAGTTGGTGCTTTCGACTATATAAAAAAGCCATTCGATAAAGTTGAATTAATTGCACGCATTAATTCAGCAATTAGATTTGCTGAATATCAGCAAAGAGCCATTCGTAATGAAAAATATCAAATCTATGAAGCTACGGTAGTTACTGCTAATCACGAAATTAAGCAGCCGCTTACTTTAATGTCACTCGCACTAAATGCAGTAAAACGCGAATTGAACAAAAAAGATTTGAGCAAAAAAGTGTTAGAAGAAAAAGTTGCTTTAATTGACGAAGGTATAACAACCATAACTTCAATTTTGAATAAATTAAATGCCTTAAAAAATCCTGCACTTTCAGCTTACGACAGAGAAATAAAAATGATAGATTTTAACGATTTGACAAAAAAGACAAGCAGCTAG
- a CDS encoding response regulator encodes MNALETILVVDDDIKMTTILKEELTSVGYDTQVANDGAEALERLQNEFFELILLDLRMPNVNGIDVLKELNKRGYPGKVIVLTGYADVEDAMESRRLGATDFLSKPYDLDELLITIRKVLHSQ; translated from the coding sequence GTGAATGCTTTAGAAACAATCCTAGTAGTCGATGACGATATAAAAATGACAACTATCCTCAAAGAAGAATTAACTTCTGTAGGATATGATACCCAAGTAGCAAACGATGGAGCAGAGGCGCTTGAACGGCTCCAAAATGAATTTTTTGAATTAATACTTTTAGACCTCCGAATGCCGAATGTAAACGGTATCGATGTTCTTAAGGAATTAAACAAGCGTGGGTATCCTGGTAAAGTAATTGTCCTGACTGGTTACGCAGATGTTGAAGATGCAATGGAATCTCGTCGGTTGGGGGCAACGGATTTCTTAAGCAAACCTTATGATCTTGATGAACTGCTAATCACTATAAGGAAAGTTTTACATTCACAATAA
- a CDS encoding type II and III secretion system protein, producing MRTFIYFFAVLFLTTSMAPAQSQREIRTIVSNAPEEIVSLSGSLPFNQAMQMLSKLSKQYMSKIIVLSEEIIEPIGIDIVSMNWYRALLLILKYKGLEFAETPEYFKILPKKAGLLTMPEEMKGVDMSTREVSISAVFFELDVQKSKDVGMNWKWLLSSKNNKFHFGGELGKVDPTLLDPTGGTSTTTGTAQQEKTFNLGVSTESNDVLGMFGKATAMFNFFEQNQMGEIIASPQISVRDRMKGEIQVGADFSTREKDFAGNTVERFYNTGTIIRVTPYVFEEDGKNYILIDLDAERSSAIPGQITTEIKKTKASTNVILIDGEETIIGGLYITEDKVERNGIPILKDLPWWVFGIRYLAGFDSKVSAKKELIILLKAKLNPTLEERFAEKKQDKNLIQERRDQYNKDFKIHQMTPIDEK from the coding sequence ATGAGAACATTTATTTACTTTTTTGCCGTTCTCTTTTTAACTACTTCGATGGCTCCTGCTCAAAGTCAAAGAGAAATTCGAACTATTGTGTCAAATGCTCCTGAAGAGATAGTGTCGTTATCCGGATCTCTTCCGTTTAATCAGGCAATGCAAATGCTCAGCAAATTAAGTAAGCAGTACATGAGTAAGATTATTGTTCTTAGTGAAGAAATTATTGAGCCAATCGGAATTGACATAGTCTCAATGAATTGGTACAGAGCTTTGCTGCTGATTCTTAAATATAAGGGATTGGAATTTGCCGAGACGCCGGAATATTTTAAAATTCTTCCAAAAAAAGCTGGATTGCTCACTATGCCTGAGGAGATGAAAGGTGTAGATATGTCCACTAGGGAAGTGAGTATCTCAGCAGTATTTTTTGAGCTTGATGTGCAGAAGTCAAAAGATGTGGGAATGAATTGGAAGTGGCTGCTCTCCAGTAAAAATAATAAGTTTCATTTCGGAGGAGAGTTAGGTAAAGTTGATCCAACTTTATTGGATCCTACCGGAGGTACATCAACAACTACTGGTACAGCTCAACAGGAGAAAACTTTTAACTTGGGTGTAAGTACTGAGTCAAATGACGTATTAGGAATGTTTGGTAAGGCAACTGCGATGTTTAACTTCTTCGAGCAGAATCAGATGGGTGAAATTATCGCATCGCCGCAAATCTCTGTGAGAGATCGGATGAAGGGAGAGATTCAAGTAGGTGCAGATTTCTCAACCCGTGAAAAAGACTTTGCAGGTAATACTGTTGAAAGATTTTATAATACTGGTACGATTATTAGGGTCACTCCATACGTATTTGAGGAAGATGGGAAGAATTACATTTTAATCGATCTTGATGCTGAGAGAAGCTCTGCAATACCAGGCCAGATCACTACTGAGATCAAAAAAACGAAAGCTTCTACCAATGTAATTTTAATTGATGGAGAAGAGACTATTATTGGCGGTTTGTATATAACAGAAGATAAGGTTGAAAGGAATGGTATTCCAATACTGAAAGATTTACCATGGTGGGTGTTTGGTATAAGATATTTAGCTGGATTCGATTCAAAAGTGTCAGCCAAAAAGGAATTGATAATCTTACTTAAAGCGAAATTAAACCCAACTCTCGAAGAACGGTTTGCAGAAAAAAAACAGGACAAAAATCTGATCCAAGAAAGACGTGATCAGTATAATAAAGACTTTAAGATTCATCAAATGACGCCAATTGACGAAAAATAA
- a CDS encoding twitching motility protein PilT, translated as MFIETNTKEFEILVKDVREIISNLNENVPKEVRGVEKILFCRNFLEEMNLVKRAALRKFVESILFDMHRVEASDLDFGGAGGLNKFWMRIHGNKKPMGHLPEFTNTEMNVFILNVLTEKQTELLLQYRNLDFSIDIREEKPFLREYRYRADSYFEIDELSLNVRAILATIRPFSALELHPSVAKLMNINFLKEGMILVTGITGSGKSSTLDSIIDENNHASNGHIIIISSPIEYIHKSDKCIVRHREVGRDVLSFKEGTIQALRQDPDIIVIGELRDNDTIVAALDVTDSGHKVFSTLHTSSAVETLDRIIGEIEVNEQERVRVRLADVLRCIVSQKLVPTVDGKRALAKEVLVVTSSVKSAIRNNNTTEIYQMIHQGNEHGMITMEQDLTRLYRQRRITYETAISYANQKTRIQQLLASKM; from the coding sequence ATGTTCATAGAAACGAATACAAAAGAATTTGAAATATTAGTAAAGGACGTTCGAGAGATTATCTCCAATTTGAATGAAAACGTGCCGAAAGAGGTCCGTGGTGTGGAAAAAATCTTATTTTGTAGAAATTTCCTTGAGGAGATGAACCTAGTAAAGAGGGCTGCGCTTAGGAAATTTGTCGAGTCGATTCTTTTTGATATGCATAGAGTTGAAGCATCCGATTTGGATTTTGGAGGAGCTGGAGGATTAAACAAGTTTTGGATGAGAATACACGGGAATAAAAAGCCCATGGGTCATCTGCCAGAATTCACAAACACAGAAATGAATGTTTTTATTCTCAACGTACTTACTGAAAAGCAGACCGAACTTCTGCTGCAATACAGAAATCTAGATTTTTCAATTGATATACGGGAAGAGAAACCATTTTTAAGAGAATATCGATATCGAGCAGATTCATACTTTGAAATTGATGAATTGTCATTAAATGTTCGTGCAATTCTTGCAACGATTAGACCTTTCAGTGCCTTGGAGTTACATCCGAGTGTCGCAAAACTCATGAACATCAATTTTTTGAAAGAGGGAATGATTTTAGTCACTGGAATCACCGGCTCGGGAAAATCTTCTACGCTGGATTCAATAATTGATGAGAATAACCATGCATCCAACGGACATATAATAATAATCAGTTCACCTATCGAATATATTCACAAATCAGACAAATGTATAGTAAGGCATCGAGAAGTTGGACGTGATGTACTTTCATTTAAAGAAGGCACCATTCAAGCATTAAGGCAGGATCCAGACATTATTGTTATCGGCGAGCTTCGCGATAACGACACAATAGTAGCTGCCCTTGATGTTACCGATAGCGGTCACAAAGTTTTTTCAACATTGCATACTTCTTCTGCCGTTGAAACACTTGATAGAATAATTGGAGAGATAGAAGTAAATGAGCAAGAGAGAGTGCGTGTCCGATTGGCAGACGTACTTCGCTGCATAGTATCCCAAAAACTGGTTCCTACTGTTGATGGGAAACGTGCACTGGCTAAAGAGGTTTTAGTTGTAACGTCATCTGTTAAATCAGCAATTAGAAATAATAATACAACTGAGATCTATCAGATGATTCACCAGGGGAATGAGCATGGAATGATCACGATGGAGCAGGATTTAACTCGGTTATACCGCCAGAGACGAATTACTTATGAAACCGCAATATCTTATGCAAATCAAAAAACGAGAATTCAACAATTATTAGCGAGTAAAATGTAA